A stretch of Halomonas elongata DSM 2581 DNA encodes these proteins:
- a CDS encoding isochorismatase family protein, translating into MNTALLMIDVQASFPARDYWDEALAAPWRERQHALLALARQAGIPLVRIYHEEPGSATPFDPEHGLIRPLEGFDEPSAATFHKRAHNAFTDTELERWLHDRGIERLIISGIRTEQCCETTTRIAADLGFEVDFVSEATLTFPMARLGRTWSAEDIRARTELVLEGRFARIVDVAELASEWGTHAA; encoded by the coding sequence ATGAACACCGCACTACTGATGATCGACGTTCAAGCTTCCTTCCCGGCGCGTGACTACTGGGACGAGGCGCTGGCTGCCCCCTGGCGCGAGCGGCAACACGCCTTGCTGGCGCTGGCCCGACAAGCTGGAATTCCCCTGGTACGCATCTACCACGAGGAGCCCGGCAGTGCGACGCCCTTCGATCCCGAGCATGGCCTGATTCGTCCGCTCGAAGGGTTCGACGAGCCGTCGGCGGCGACCTTCCACAAACGAGCCCACAATGCCTTCACCGACACCGAACTGGAGCGCTGGCTGCACGATCGGGGCATCGAACGACTGATCATCAGCGGCATTCGCACCGAGCAGTGCTGCGAAACCACCACGCGTATCGCCGCCGACCTCGGCTTCGAGGTGGACTTCGTCAGCGAAGCGACCCTGACTTTCCCCATGGCCCGGCTTGGCCGGACCTGGTCCGCCGAGGACATTCGCGCCCGTACCGAGCTGGTGCTGGAAGGGCGCTTTGCCCGCATCGTCGATGTCGCCGAACTGGCAAGCGAATGGGGCACGCATGCCGCTTGA
- a CDS encoding aspartate aminotransferase family protein — protein sequence MTQTPTRSDFDQYMVPNYAPQKTIPVRGEGSRLWDQQGKEYIDFAGGIAVNALGHCHPVLVDALKDQADKLWHLANVYTNEPALKLARSLVERTFADKVYLCNSGGEANEAALKLARRWAYDNHGERKNRIVSFGKSFHGRTFFTVSVGGQPKYSQGFGPVPGGIVHGEYNDLESVRELIDADTCAVMVEPMQGEGGIVPADPEFLKGLRELCDANDALLIFDEVQTGVGRTGSLYAYMQYGVTPDILTTAKALGGGFPVGAMLTTDRVAPSLGLGTHGSTYGGNALASAVALAAVEHIDTPEVLEGVAKRHDLFREHLEAINRKHGVFKEVRGMGLLIGAEMHPEYEGRAKDILPLAIEEGLMALVAGPNVLRMAPSLVIPEADIAEGMARLERAVARLVADQ from the coding sequence ATGACCCAGACCCCGACCCGCAGCGATTTCGACCAGTACATGGTGCCCAACTATGCGCCCCAGAAAACCATCCCGGTGCGTGGCGAGGGCAGCCGCCTGTGGGATCAGCAGGGCAAGGAGTACATCGATTTCGCCGGGGGGATCGCGGTGAACGCGCTGGGTCATTGCCACCCGGTGCTGGTCGATGCCCTCAAGGACCAGGCCGACAAGCTGTGGCACCTGGCCAATGTCTATACCAACGAGCCGGCCCTGAAGCTGGCGCGCAGCCTGGTCGAGCGCACCTTCGCCGACAAGGTCTATCTGTGCAATTCCGGTGGCGAGGCCAATGAAGCCGCGCTCAAGCTGGCGCGTCGCTGGGCCTACGACAATCACGGCGAGCGCAAGAACCGCATCGTTTCCTTCGGCAAGTCCTTCCATGGCCGGACCTTCTTCACCGTCAGCGTCGGCGGCCAGCCGAAGTATTCCCAGGGCTTCGGGCCGGTGCCGGGCGGCATCGTGCACGGCGAGTACAACGACCTGGAAAGCGTGCGCGAGCTGATCGACGCCGACACCTGCGCGGTGATGGTCGAGCCGATGCAGGGCGAGGGCGGCATCGTTCCCGCCGATCCCGAGTTCCTCAAGGGCCTGCGCGAACTCTGCGATGCCAACGACGCCTTGCTGATCTTCGACGAGGTACAGACCGGCGTGGGCCGCACCGGCTCGCTGTACGCCTACATGCAGTACGGCGTGACCCCGGACATCCTGACCACCGCCAAGGCGCTCGGCGGCGGCTTCCCGGTGGGTGCCATGCTGACCACCGACCGCGTCGCGCCGTCGCTGGGCCTGGGCACCCATGGCTCGACCTACGGGGGCAACGCCCTGGCGTCCGCCGTGGCCCTGGCGGCGGTCGAGCATATCGACACCCCCGAGGTGCTGGAGGGCGTGGCCAAGCGTCATGACCTGTTCCGCGAGCACCTCGAGGCCATCAACCGCAAGCACGGCGTCTTCAAGGAAGTGCGCGGCATGGGGCTGTTGATCGGTGCCGAGATGCATCCCGAGTACGAAGGGCGCGCCAAGGACATCCTGCCGCTGGCCATCGAGGAAGGCCTGATGGCGCTGGTGGCCGGTCCCAATGTGCTGCGCATGGCACCGTCGCTGGTGATCCCCGAGGCGGATATCGCCGAGGGCATGGCGCGTCTCGAGCGTGCCGTCGCGCGCCTGGTGGCCGACCAGTGA
- the astA gene encoding arginine N-succinyltransferase, translating into MRIRPIAESDLDELRVLARETGVGFTSLPDNEPFLAAKIASAVSAFNGETPEDKRLYFFVLEDEVEGRLAGCCAIESQVGREIPFYHYRVGTLAHSSVQLDLHRTIDTLFLSSDHTGDAEVASLFLRSEYRGSDRRHERNGALLSMMRWLFMAEFRDGFPDKVLAEMRGLFDESGRSPFWECLGSHFFPMDFNEADRLTGLGQKSFIGELMPKFPIYTPFLSEEARACIGQVHEHTRPALAMLKKEGLRWEGFIDIFDGGPTVEAYIDDVRGVRLSRTCRVEVKAGELEQTPRPRWLASNTVMADFRAAWVGRGPDDEGVLTLSEAEAERLEVGAGDTLRILDTDEET; encoded by the coding sequence ATGCGCATCCGACCGATTGCCGAGTCCGACCTGGACGAACTGCGGGTACTGGCCCGCGAAACGGGGGTGGGGTTCACCTCGCTGCCTGATAACGAGCCCTTCCTGGCCGCCAAGATCGCTTCGGCGGTGAGCGCCTTCAATGGCGAGACGCCGGAAGACAAGCGCCTTTACTTCTTCGTGCTCGAGGACGAGGTCGAGGGGCGTCTCGCCGGCTGTTGCGCCATCGAAAGCCAGGTGGGACGCGAGATTCCCTTCTACCATTACCGCGTCGGCACCCTGGCGCATTCCTCGGTACAGCTCGACCTGCACCGCACCATCGATACCCTGTTTTTGAGCTCGGATCACACCGGCGACGCCGAAGTGGCCTCGCTGTTCCTGCGCTCCGAGTATCGTGGTTCCGATCGTCGCCACGAGCGCAATGGCGCGCTGCTGTCGATGATGCGCTGGCTGTTCATGGCCGAATTCCGTGACGGCTTCCCCGACAAGGTGCTGGCGGAGATGCGCGGCCTGTTCGACGAATCGGGCAGGAGTCCCTTCTGGGAGTGCCTGGGCAGCCACTTCTTCCCCATGGATTTCAACGAGGCCGACCGGCTCACCGGGCTGGGCCAGAAGAGCTTCATCGGCGAGTTGATGCCCAAGTTCCCGATCTACACGCCCTTTCTCTCCGAAGAAGCGCGCGCCTGCATCGGCCAGGTGCACGAGCACACTCGTCCGGCGCTGGCGATGCTCAAGAAGGAGGGACTGCGCTGGGAAGGCTTCATCGACATCTTCGATGGCGGTCCCACCGTGGAAGCCTATATCGACGACGTGCGCGGCGTGCGCCTGTCGCGGACCTGCCGGGTCGAGGTCAAGGCCGGTGAGCTGGAGCAGACACCGCGTCCGCGCTGGTTGGCCTCCAACACCGTAATGGCCGACTTCCGCGCGGCCTGGGTGGGACGTGGTCCCGACGATGAAGGCGTGCTGACCCTGAGCGAGGCCGAGGCCGAGCGACTCGAGGTCGGCGCGGGCGACACCCTGCGCATTCTGGATACCGACGAGGAGACATGA
- a CDS encoding glutathione peroxidase has product MSIHDHDCRTHGGEPFNLRALRGQVLLIVNVASRCGFTSQLGELERLYRRHRDRGFTILAFPCNQFGRQSPESAAGFCSFGEQTYSVTFPLMEKVRVNGRHAHPLFVELKREAPGVLGTKAIKWNFTKFLVARDGRVVRRFPPRAGIRELNEALESILDEPWG; this is encoded by the coding sequence ATGAGCATCCATGACCACGATTGCCGCACCCATGGCGGCGAGCCCTTCAACCTCCGCGCCCTGCGCGGCCAGGTGCTCCTGATCGTCAATGTGGCCAGCCGCTGTGGCTTCACGTCCCAGCTCGGCGAACTCGAGCGTCTCTATCGGCGTCACCGCGACCGCGGCTTCACCATACTGGCGTTCCCCTGCAATCAGTTCGGACGGCAATCTCCCGAGTCGGCGGCCGGATTCTGCTCGTTTGGTGAACAGACCTATAGCGTGACCTTTCCGCTGATGGAAAAGGTGCGGGTCAACGGGCGCCACGCTCATCCCTTGTTCGTCGAGCTCAAGCGCGAGGCGCCGGGAGTCCTGGGGACGAAGGCCATCAAGTGGAATTTCACCAAGTTCCTGGTGGCCCGGGATGGCCGCGTCGTGCGTCGCTTCCCGCCACGGGCGGGGATCAGGGAGCTCAACGAGGCGCTGGAGTCCATTCTGGACGAACCCTGGGGGTGA
- the fabV gene encoding enoyl-ACP reductase FabV encodes MIIKPKVRGFICTTTHPVGCEKNVLEQIEATRTRGLDKNAGPKKVLVVGASSGYGLAARVTAAFGYGADTLGVFFEKPGTEKKPGTAGWYNSAAFDKFAKAEGLYSKSINGDAFSHEAREKAIELIKQDLGQVDLVVYSLASPVRKLPDSGEVKRSSLKPIGETYRATAIDTNKDAIIEAEVEPATEQEIADTIDVMGGEDWELWIDALDRAGVLAPGARSVAFSYIGTEITWPIYWHGALGRAKEDLDRAAGEIDKRLGQQGGGANVAVLKSVVTQASAAIPVMPLYIAMVYKVMKEQGLHEGTIDQLNRLFGERLYGGEAETDDAGRLRLDDWELRDDIQQACKALWAEVTTDNLFEITDYAGYKHDFLKLFGFERDDVDYEADVDPVANFDVVEL; translated from the coding sequence GTGATCATCAAGCCCAAGGTACGCGGTTTCATCTGCACCACCACCCATCCCGTCGGTTGCGAGAAGAACGTGCTCGAGCAGATCGAGGCGACCCGGACGCGAGGACTGGACAAGAACGCTGGCCCCAAGAAAGTGCTGGTGGTCGGTGCCTCCAGCGGTTACGGCCTGGCGGCACGCGTCACCGCGGCCTTCGGCTACGGTGCCGATACCCTGGGCGTGTTCTTCGAGAAGCCGGGCACTGAGAAGAAGCCCGGCACCGCCGGCTGGTACAACTCAGCGGCTTTCGACAAGTTCGCCAAGGCCGAAGGCCTCTACAGCAAGTCCATCAACGGTGATGCCTTCTCCCACGAAGCGCGCGAGAAGGCCATCGAGCTGATCAAGCAGGATCTCGGCCAGGTCGACCTGGTGGTCTATTCCCTGGCGTCCCCGGTGCGCAAGCTGCCCGACAGCGGCGAGGTCAAGCGCTCCAGCCTCAAGCCGATCGGCGAGACCTACCGTGCCACTGCCATCGACACCAACAAGGACGCCATCATCGAGGCCGAGGTCGAGCCGGCCACCGAGCAGGAGATCGCCGATACCATCGATGTGATGGGTGGCGAGGACTGGGAACTGTGGATCGATGCCCTGGATCGCGCCGGTGTGCTGGCGCCGGGGGCCAGGTCCGTGGCCTTCAGCTACATCGGTACCGAGATCACCTGGCCAATCTACTGGCATGGCGCCCTGGGGCGCGCCAAGGAAGATCTCGACCGTGCTGCCGGCGAGATCGACAAGCGTCTCGGCCAGCAGGGCGGTGGTGCCAACGTGGCGGTGCTCAAGTCCGTGGTCACCCAGGCCAGCGCGGCGATTCCGGTGATGCCGCTGTATATCGCCATGGTCTACAAGGTGATGAAGGAACAGGGGCTCCACGAAGGCACCATCGACCAGCTCAATCGCCTGTTCGGCGAGCGCCTCTACGGTGGCGAGGCCGAGACCGATGATGCGGGGCGCCTGCGCCTCGATGACTGGGAGCTGCGCGACGATATCCAGCAGGCCTGCAAGGCGCTGTGGGCGGAGGTCACCACCGATAACCTGTTCGAGATCACCGACTACGCCGGCTACAAGCACGACTTCCTGAAGCTCTTCGGCTTCGAGCGGGACGACGTGGACTACGAGGCCGACGTCGATCCGGTGGCGAACTTCGATGTCGTCGAACTCTGA
- a CDS encoding arginine N-succinyltransferase codes for MLVVRPARPADLPALERLAGSATPRLTNLPAHRDRLEERLARSQRAFEAEVEFPGDEHYTFVLEDLERGEAVGTATIRAQAGAREAYYTYRQETLIHASQQLDVRREVQTLSLSHEVSEASLLCAYSLDAHYRGTSAESLLRRARLMFIAQYPERFAEILAMAFPGYLDDEQQSPFWNSVGRHFFVRDFQDINYIAGVRSKSFIAEVMPQFPLYQALLTPQARAAVGREHPEHESAMSEMLAEGFLRSRHVDIFDAGPVIKGERERLESFRHAAWHPVRIRPAHSLPDAEPAMVANQRLGDFRCVVARYALSPTGQLMLSPEHAELLGVEEGRAVLAAPLALAGAEHDPGYDEGEL; via the coding sequence ATGCTGGTGGTACGTCCCGCCCGGCCGGCGGATCTGCCGGCCCTGGAGCGGTTGGCGGGCAGCGCCACGCCGCGCCTGACCAACCTGCCGGCGCACCGCGACCGACTGGAGGAGCGTCTGGCGCGCTCCCAACGGGCCTTCGAGGCCGAGGTGGAGTTTCCCGGCGACGAGCACTATACCTTCGTGCTCGAGGACCTGGAGCGGGGCGAGGCGGTAGGCACCGCCACCATCCGCGCCCAGGCCGGCGCCCGGGAGGCCTACTACACCTATCGTCAGGAGACGCTGATCCACGCCTCGCAGCAGCTCGACGTGCGCCGCGAGGTACAGACCCTATCGCTCTCCCACGAGGTCTCCGAAGCGAGCCTGCTGTGCGCCTATTCGCTCGACGCGCATTATCGGGGCACCAGCGCCGAGAGCCTGCTGCGCCGCGCTCGGCTGATGTTCATTGCCCAGTACCCGGAACGTTTCGCCGAGATCCTGGCGATGGCCTTCCCCGGCTATCTGGACGACGAGCAGCAGTCGCCGTTCTGGAACAGCGTGGGGCGGCATTTCTTCGTCCGCGACTTCCAGGACATCAACTATATCGCCGGGGTGCGCTCGAAGAGCTTCATCGCCGAGGTGATGCCGCAGTTCCCGCTTTATCAGGCGCTGCTCACACCCCAGGCGCGGGCCGCGGTGGGGCGTGAGCACCCGGAACACGAATCGGCCATGAGCGAGATGCTGGCCGAGGGTTTCCTGCGCTCGCGGCATGTCGACATCTTCGATGCCGGGCCGGTGATCAAGGGTGAGCGCGAGCGGCTCGAGAGCTTCCGCCATGCCGCCTGGCATCCGGTGCGCATTCGGCCGGCCCATTCGTTGCCGGATGCCGAACCGGCCATGGTCGCCAATCAGCGTCTCGGCGATTTTCGTTGTGTGGTGGCGCGCTATGCCCTGTCGCCCACTGGCCAGCTGATGCTGTCGCCGGAACACGCCGAGCTGCTCGGCGTCGAGGAAGGCCGCGCCGTGCTTGCCGCGCCGCTGGCGCTCGCCGGTGCCGAGCATGATCCGGGTTACGACGAGGGAGAGTTGTAA
- a CDS encoding acyl-CoA dehydrogenase family protein: MQEYAPRARLATHEVTNQPPPPEDRDLLEDDLPMREALAREAPDWVAERLAPLGRDVGSEHVRALGEAANRHPPELRLFDRYGRRLDAVDYHPAYHELMHLAMDHGWHAVAWQEEGRGGHQAHVAALYLLTQAEPGFCCPVTMTHAAMPALRHSPSLHERWSPGLLHWDYDPRALPAERKTALTFGMAMTEKQGGSDVRANTTQATPVADGWRLNGHKWFCSAPMSDAFLTLAQTDDGLGCFLVPRFTPDGERNAIELQRLKDKCGNRANASAEIEYRDTWAEPLGEPGRGVATILSMVQQTRLDAATAPVAMMRQALSEAWRHVRARHAFGRCLAEQPLMRTLLADMALEVEAGVALTLRTARAFDGAARGDAHETALARLLPALAKYWHNKRAPAFLAEAMECLGGIGYVEESPLARLYREAPVNSIWEGSGNVICLDVLRVFGRHPEALTALRQELDAARGASSALDTAMQELVTRLEAPPDTLERQARWLTQRLAQCLQGALLLRHAPAEIGETFCRSRFIDASPVFGTLPADAPEAAILNRIQP, from the coding sequence ATGCAGGAATATGCGCCGCGTGCCCGACTGGCCACCCATGAGGTGACCAACCAGCCCCCTCCCCCCGAGGATCGCGATCTCCTCGAGGACGACCTGCCGATGCGCGAAGCCTTGGCACGCGAGGCCCCCGACTGGGTAGCCGAACGCCTGGCGCCGCTGGGGCGCGACGTCGGCAGCGAACACGTCCGAGCTCTGGGCGAGGCCGCCAACCGTCACCCGCCCGAACTGCGACTCTTCGACCGCTACGGGCGACGCCTGGATGCCGTCGACTACCACCCGGCCTACCATGAACTGATGCACCTGGCCATGGACCATGGCTGGCACGCGGTTGCCTGGCAGGAGGAAGGTCGCGGCGGGCACCAGGCCCATGTGGCGGCCCTGTACCTGCTCACCCAGGCCGAGCCCGGCTTCTGCTGCCCGGTGACCATGACCCATGCTGCCATGCCGGCGCTGCGCCACTCGCCAAGCCTGCATGAGCGCTGGTCTCCCGGCCTGCTGCACTGGGATTACGACCCCCGGGCGCTGCCCGCCGAACGCAAGACGGCGCTGACCTTCGGCATGGCGATGACCGAGAAACAGGGCGGCAGCGACGTTCGCGCCAACACCACCCAAGCCACTCCCGTCGCCGACGGCTGGCGGTTGAACGGCCACAAGTGGTTCTGCAGCGCGCCCATGTCGGATGCCTTCCTGACCCTGGCGCAAACCGACGATGGCCTAGGCTGTTTCCTGGTGCCTCGCTTCACCCCGGATGGCGAGCGCAACGCCATCGAGCTGCAACGACTCAAGGACAAGTGTGGCAACCGGGCCAATGCCTCGGCGGAAATCGAATACCGCGATACCTGGGCCGAACCGCTGGGTGAACCCGGGCGCGGCGTCGCCACCATCCTTTCGATGGTCCAGCAGACCCGACTGGATGCCGCCACCGCGCCGGTGGCGATGATGCGCCAGGCACTGAGCGAGGCCTGGCGGCACGTTCGAGCCCGACACGCCTTCGGCCGATGCCTGGCCGAACAACCCTTGATGCGTACCCTGCTCGCCGACATGGCCCTGGAAGTCGAGGCCGGCGTCGCCCTGACCCTGCGCACCGCCCGTGCCTTCGACGGCGCCGCCCGGGGCGACGCCCATGAGACCGCCCTGGCCCGCCTGCTGCCGGCACTGGCCAAGTACTGGCACAACAAGCGTGCACCCGCCTTTCTGGCCGAAGCCATGGAATGCCTCGGCGGCATCGGCTATGTGGAGGAATCGCCGCTGGCACGGCTCTATCGCGAAGCGCCGGTGAACTCCATCTGGGAAGGCTCGGGCAACGTCATCTGCCTCGACGTGTTGCGGGTGTTCGGTCGTCATCCCGAAGCGCTGACGGCACTCCGCCAGGAACTCGACGCCGCTCGCGGTGCATCATCGGCGCTGGATACCGCCATGCAGGAGCTCGTCACGCGTCTCGAAGCGCCGCCGGATACTCTGGAGCGGCAGGCACGCTGGCTGACACAGCGCCTGGCTCAATGCCTGCAGGGCGCTCTGCTGCTGCGCCATGCTCCTGCCGAGATCGGCGAGACCTTCTGTCGCTCGCGGTTCATCGATGCCAGTCCCGTCTTCGGAACCTTGCCCGCGGATGCACCCGAAGCGGCGATTCTGAACCGTATCCAGCCCTGA
- a CDS encoding DUF7079 family protein codes for MDAQTLVDERGELWLALAPLWLEREPKETDYARMVEVIQRHDLSVQELEWVFRLELAPVLSRQQMSVASEWRHFDDHKLMRLLVAHNLRLKGWRRKTWALFSGLTTIMARHRWNELMERVLIARGETLS; via the coding sequence ATGGATGCCCAGACCCTCGTCGACGAGCGTGGCGAATTATGGCTGGCGCTGGCGCCTCTGTGGCTGGAACGGGAACCCAAGGAGACCGACTACGCACGCATGGTCGAGGTCATCCAGCGTCATGATCTCAGCGTGCAGGAGCTGGAATGGGTCTTCCGACTGGAGCTGGCGCCGGTGCTCTCCCGCCAGCAGATGTCCGTGGCCAGCGAATGGCGCCACTTCGACGATCACAAGCTGATGCGTCTGCTGGTGGCCCACAACCTGCGACTCAAGGGCTGGCGACGCAAGACCTGGGCCCTGTTCTCGGGCCTGACCACCATCATGGCCCGCCACCGCTGGAACGAGCTGATGGAACGGGTATTGATCGCGCGGGGCGAGACCCTGTCGTGA
- a CDS encoding NUDIX hydrolase — MATEPGVSSESTTVQRISDESIQLVDARNRPCGSAPRATMRRYCFWHRATYIVVRNARGELCVQRRTLYKEVFPGGIDLAAGGVVGAGEAVHVAARRELAEELGIVGVPLRHVLEFVHARNGNHIFGSAYLVDYDGPLVLQAEEVAEAFWLPPEQALALEDVTPDTRQVVETLIHDGSLVAVSR, encoded by the coding sequence ATGGCCACCGAGCCCGGTGTGTCGTCCGAATCGACGACGGTCCAGCGCATATCCGACGAGAGCATCCAACTGGTGGATGCGCGCAATCGTCCCTGCGGCAGCGCCCCGCGCGCGACCATGCGGCGCTATTGCTTCTGGCACCGCGCCACCTACATCGTGGTGCGCAATGCACGGGGCGAGTTGTGCGTGCAGCGACGCACTCTGTACAAGGAGGTCTTCCCCGGCGGCATTGATCTGGCTGCCGGTGGCGTGGTCGGTGCCGGCGAGGCGGTGCATGTGGCGGCGAGACGCGAATTGGCCGAGGAACTCGGGATCGTCGGGGTGCCCCTGCGCCATGTGCTGGAGTTCGTTCATGCGCGGAATGGCAACCACATCTTCGGTAGTGCCTATCTGGTCGACTACGATGGCCCCCTGGTCCTGCAGGCGGAGGAAGTCGCCGAGGCCTTCTGGCTGCCTCCCGAGCAGGCCCTGGCGCTCGAGGATGTCACACCGGACACGCGTCAGGTGGTGGAGACGCTCATCCACGACGGCTCACTCGTTGCGGTCTCCAGGTGA
- a CDS encoding GlxA family transcriptional regulator, producing MPLEVAPSPTVGVLMLPGQVPLDLVGPLQVLHSAQRMHEDLTIRYFGPSETLDWLGPLALSGIEPLPRASQDWDLLLVPGQYRQGIDPSRQPLAVEWLREHAPAARTVMGICSGSLLLAEAGLLDGRRCTTHHTLLAQLETLAPGARVQGDCIFIEDGPVLTSAGISTGIDTMLHWLTRRFGHRLTLAVAREMVLYLRRSGHEPQLAGWLEGRNHVDERIHRLQDALSARLGERWSMADMARAAIMSERHLRRRFPAVAGMSPHDYLLRLRLQLARQLMDETPWSLARIAEEVGLGDDRQLRRAWRRFETGSPRAWRERRESGSS from the coding sequence ATGCCGCTTGAGGTGGCGCCGTCTCCGACGGTCGGGGTGCTGATGCTCCCCGGCCAGGTCCCGCTCGACCTGGTGGGGCCGCTGCAAGTGCTGCATAGCGCGCAGCGCATGCACGAGGACCTGACGATTCGCTACTTCGGCCCCAGCGAGACGCTCGACTGGCTGGGACCACTGGCGCTGAGCGGCATCGAGCCCCTGCCACGGGCGTCGCAGGACTGGGATCTGCTGCTGGTGCCCGGACAGTATCGGCAGGGCATCGATCCGAGCCGTCAGCCGCTTGCCGTCGAATGGCTGCGCGAGCATGCGCCGGCGGCCCGCACGGTCATGGGGATCTGCTCGGGTTCGTTGCTGTTGGCCGAGGCTGGCCTGCTGGACGGTCGTCGCTGTACCACCCATCACACCCTGCTGGCGCAGCTGGAAACCCTGGCGCCGGGGGCTCGTGTTCAGGGCGACTGTATCTTCATTGAGGATGGCCCCGTCCTCACCAGCGCCGGGATCTCCACGGGCATCGACACCATGCTGCACTGGCTGACGCGACGCTTCGGTCACCGGCTGACGCTGGCGGTGGCCCGGGAGATGGTGCTTTACCTGCGCCGCAGCGGCCATGAGCCGCAACTGGCCGGTTGGCTGGAAGGGCGCAATCATGTCGACGAGCGTATCCACCGCTTGCAGGATGCCCTGAGCGCTCGTCTGGGAGAAAGGTGGTCAATGGCCGACATGGCGCGAGCGGCGATAATGAGTGAACGTCACCTGCGACGTCGCTTCCCCGCGGTCGCCGGCATGTCGCCGCATGATTACCTGCTGCGTTTGCGTCTGCAACTCGCCCGACAATTGATGGACGAGACGCCCTGGAGCCTGGCACGTATTGCCGAAGAAGTCGGTCTTGGCGACGACCGGCAGCTCAGGCGTGCCTGGCGCCGTTTCGAAACCGGTTCACCCCGAGCATGGCGCGAGCGCCGGGAGTCAGGCTCGTCCTGA
- a CDS encoding GlxA family transcriptional regulator — protein sequence MMGADGRGGSPSYGLTRDVGMVVLPGFSMLAQACATEPLHVANRLAGRTLYRLSTFAVDERPVASASGQALLPQAAAGESGTSLDLLLVCAPGPLAGSVPRTLLDWLQRLAAARVVLGGIGGGTELLARTGVLDGYRATLPWPRFEAFARDYPRVRLSQQLFEIDRDRLTCGGGTAAMDMMMTLVGSHHGDELAERISEHFVLERIRMGDEPQQVPLRTRLGHAPQSLVDAVALMESNIEEPLTTHELAEHLGISRRQLERLFKKYLQAVPSRYYLNLRLQQARRLLRESDRPAGEIALQTGFSSAAHFSTAYRNHFGMTPREERLG from the coding sequence ATGATGGGGGCTGATGGCAGGGGCGGGTCGCCTTCCTACGGCCTGACCCGAGACGTGGGGATGGTGGTGCTGCCCGGGTTCTCGATGCTGGCCCAGGCCTGTGCCACCGAGCCTTTGCACGTGGCCAACCGCCTGGCCGGGCGCACGCTGTATCGCCTGTCGACCTTCGCCGTCGATGAGCGGCCGGTCGCCAGTGCTTCCGGTCAGGCCTTGCTGCCCCAGGCCGCGGCCGGCGAGTCGGGGACGTCGCTGGACTTGCTGCTGGTGTGCGCGCCGGGCCCGCTGGCGGGCAGCGTTCCCCGGACACTGCTCGACTGGTTGCAGCGGCTGGCCGCCGCCCGGGTGGTGCTGGGCGGTATCGGCGGCGGTACCGAGTTGCTGGCGCGAACCGGGGTGCTGGATGGCTATCGTGCCACCTTGCCCTGGCCGCGCTTCGAGGCCTTCGCCCGGGACTATCCCAGGGTCCGCTTGTCCCAGCAGCTGTTCGAGATCGACCGCGACCGGCTGACCTGCGGAGGCGGCACCGCCGCCATGGACATGATGATGACCCTGGTCGGCAGCCACCACGGTGACGAGCTGGCCGAGCGTATCTCCGAGCATTTCGTGCTCGAGCGCATTCGCATGGGCGACGAGCCCCAGCAAGTACCGTTGCGCACGCGGCTCGGTCACGCTCCCCAGAGCCTGGTGGACGCGGTGGCGCTGATGGAGTCGAACATCGAGGAACCCCTGACGACCCACGAACTGGCCGAGCACCTCGGCATCTCGCGCCGCCAGCTCGAGCGGCTGTTCAAGAAGTATCTCCAGGCCGTGCCCAGCCGCTATTACCTCAACCTGCGCCTGCAACAGGCCCGCCGCCTGTTGCGCGAAAGCGATCGTCCCGCCGGCGAGATCGCTCTGCAGACCGGCTTTTCCTCGGCGGCTCATTTCTCCACCGCCTATCGCAATCACTTCGGCATGACGCCCCGCGAGGAGCGCCTGGGCTAG